A stretch of the Bacillus anthracis str. Vollum genome encodes the following:
- a CDS encoding YslB family protein, translating to MSKNTIDTTSLEDVSLNAFAYELLREELLPDLIGNDLDGILYWSGRNLARKYPLETIEEVIQFFEKAGWGTLSIIEHKRREMQFQLKGTLIAERQKQKRHSSYQLEAGFIAEQIQKQRNVVAESYEEKKKRSDSITFLVKWDIKDLIEV from the coding sequence GTGAGTAAAAATACAATCGATACAACATCTTTAGAAGATGTTTCATTGAACGCCTTCGCTTATGAATTGCTACGTGAAGAATTACTACCTGATTTAATCGGTAACGATTTAGATGGTATTTTATACTGGTCCGGTAGAAACCTTGCAAGAAAATATCCACTAGAAACAATTGAAGAAGTCATTCAGTTCTTTGAAAAAGCTGGCTGGGGCACTTTAAGCATTATTGAACATAAGCGTCGTGAAATGCAGTTCCAACTTAAAGGCACGCTCATTGCTGAACGTCAAAAACAAAAAAGACATTCTTCTTATCAATTAGAAGCTGGATTCATCGCTGAACAAATTCAAAAGCAACGAAACGTCGTTGCAGAGTCCTACGAAGAAAAGAAAAAACGTTCAGACTCTATTACATTTCTTGTGAAATGGGATATAAAAGATCTTATTGAAGTGTAG